Genomic DNA from Garra rufa chromosome 22, GarRuf1.0, whole genome shotgun sequence:
gataatgtctGAATCTCAGTTTCCACAAATGACCATTttaactggttttgtagtccagagtcacaaatataTACACAATGTTAATTCAGAATGTAATATAAttgttttatgcatttattatttgtgttaattataatatttcaactttaaacCTTTGAGTAGATAAAAAATAAACCTATAATTCAGATTTTGAAAATGCATAATGAACAAAATTCCGTAATACattatggatcaaaatgatcaatgtttctttcatgccaaaaatcattaggatattataatataatataagtattatattataatataagtaaatatcatgttccatgaagatatcttttaaatttcctaccataaatatatccaaacttaatttttgattagtaatatgcattgctaagaacttcatttgaacatctttaaaggcgattttgtcaatattttaatttttggcaccctcagattccagatactcaaataattgtatctccacccaaatattgtcctattctaacaaaccatacataaatgcaaagcttatttattcagcttatataCAATGTGTATTCTTAGAATATAATtgtattatgcatttattatttgtgttaattataatatttcaacttcaaaTCTTTgagtagatttaaaaaaaaaactataattcaGCTTTTGGAAATGCATAATGGAAAAAATATGTAATGCTATAAATGCACCAAGATTAAAAAtcaattatatatgtgaccctggaccacaaaaccagtcataaggttaaattttacaaaactgagatgtatacattatatgaaagatcaataaataagctttctattgatgtatggtttgttaggacaggacaatatttggccgagatacatctatttgaaaatctggaatctgagggtgcaaaaaaatctaaatactgagaaaatcacctttaaagttgtccaaattaaattcttaacaatgcatattactaatcaaaaattacattttaatatatttatagtaggaattttacaaaaaatcttcatggatctttacttaatttcctaatgatttttgacataaaaaaaaatcaataattttgacccatacaatgtattgctggctattgctacaaatataccccagcgacttaagactggttttgtggtccagggtcacatatgataagcATAGGCGAAAACATGCACAGAAGGCATTTTcccattattttagtattttagttgaGATCTGCTAAGTTTCCACTGGAGTTGCGCTATTAAAACACTGAGAGGGTATTAGtggaaacagaaaaaaagaaagaaggggACCCTGAGAGCCGCTCACTAAACACTACCATATGGCCAGAGACTGATTCAGGAGCCGTGTTTATCTTTTTATTAAACTACCTCGTAAACTCTAGAAAGTGGTCGGATATTAAATCTAGAATGTGAAAAATGTGTTGTTTATGAGGATGTTGTCTGGAAACTTTACTGGTCAATCACATGCGTACATGAGCGTAAAACCAACACTGTATTGACAAGCAGCAATTACCTTCTCGTTATGcctaatttttgtattatttcagAGATCTCCCATCACAAAGTGGTGTTCCACTTCAACCTGACCTCAATTCCTGATTCAGAGGTGATACTGACCTCAACTCTACACTTTCTTGACCAACAAGTTCGTCAACGTCCTTGGGCCTGTCGGCGTTCCCGCGGAGCCTCGTGTCGCCTCCAATACCTTCAGTCAATTTCAGCCACACATCTTATTATTAAAGGAACGTCGCCAAACGCTGCCATCCCCTCTCAGCTGAGCAACATAACATTGTCTGCTAACAAAAAGGGGCTTTGGCAGATTACGGACGTATCGTCAGCGATCAAACAAGCTCATGTGAACGGCGAACTCTCCATTACAGTTGAGTTTGACTTTGGGCATCAAATTCGCCATGATCGCTTGTCTACTCACAGCCTGCCGTTCATACTTGTATACGCTGATGACATTGCAATAACGGAGCCCAACAGTGTTGCTGTGAGTCTACAGAGATACAGTCCATCTCCTGTGCATGAGGACAGCAGGATCAAAGCACCGCCAGCTTCTTTAAATTCGAGAATTAGACGGGAAGTAGATCACCTGCAGAGTAACTACCTGCCTGATGTCCAATACAACGATCTGAAGAGCAAGGAGATATGGGATGGTGACTTTTTTAGAATAAAGCCTAAACCCTCATCTAAAGGTCAGGAGAATCACGAAGGACTGAGAGGATCGAGAGAGCTCAGCTTTGACGAGAAGACCATGAAGAAAGCCAGACGCAAACAGTGGAGTGAGCCACGAATGTGTTCACGCCGATATCTAAGAGTGGACTTCGCAGATATTGGTTGGAGCGAATGGATATTGGCTCCGAAAGCGTTTGATGCTTACTATTGTGCAGGAACCTGTGGATTCCCAATTCCAAAGGTCAGTGTATTTTGTGATTATTGCCAGCTGACTTTTAATGCATGGCTCACCAGGAGAAACTAAATATGTGGAAATTAAATTAAGCTGATATTGTTATTCTGCTTAGAAAGCAATTGTCTAAGCAACATAAACAATGAATAATTAACTAACACTGAAAATTAGTAGTCATTATAATCGATCAATGAGATGCACAATGGCTTAAGCCATATTTAAGTAAAAGTatatcttaccagaaaatgactttggtagaagttgaagtcaccgtttagaatattacttgagtaaaagtcttaaagtatgtgcATTTATTGTACTGTTTAATCTTAAACGTACTTAAGTGTTGAAACTGGAAAAgaagcaaataaatatatataaaatgttcatACACAGCTTGAGTAGCAAGATTGTG
This window encodes:
- the gdf10b gene encoding growth/differentiation factor 10 — its product is MASICALARVFLCLNIFKVYLVNSSEVNGDIPATEPSFHNPARDMMTVNMYRVYDKYSKKHHQQQQQQNVNTIRSFRGVPEISHHKVVFHFNLTSIPDSEVILTSTLHFLDQQVRQRPWACRRSRGASCRLQYLQSISATHLIIKGTSPNAAIPSQLSNITLSANKKGLWQITDVSSAIKQAHVNGELSITVEFDFGHQIRHDRLSTHSLPFILVYADDIAITEPNSVAVSLQRYSPSPVHEDSRIKAPPASLNSRIRREVDHLQSNYLPDVQYNDLKSKEIWDGDFFRIKPKPSSKGQENHEGLRGSRELSFDEKTMKKARRKQWSEPRMCSRRYLRVDFADIGWSEWILAPKAFDAYYCAGTCGFPIPKVVHPSNHATIQSIVRAVGIVPGVPEPCCVPDKMSSLAVLFLDSSRNMVVKVYPSMSVETCACR